One genomic region from Populus nigra chromosome 8, ddPopNigr1.1, whole genome shotgun sequence encodes:
- the LOC133701736 gene encoding mediator of RNA polymerase II transcription subunit 15a-like isoform X1 has translation MDANNWRPTAPGREPVMDTGDWRTQLQPDSRQRIVNKIMETLKRHLPFSGQEGLQELKKIAIRFEEKIYTSATNQFDYLRKISLKMLTMETKSQNTIPAGNGNKPLDPGGNNAIQPSMMQTVSGLQQNQPSSVQQLTQPMLQQHPQSVLRQQQQPQQFAGIHQQQTPMMQQPLLPPQQQLMGQQSNTTNMLLNQLIGQQNIVGDLQQQQQQRLLGQQNNLQNLQQQQLMAQQNNLSSMHQQQLGPQSNVTGLQQQPLLGAQPSNSSMQSNQPCLHMLQQPKVTLQQQAQQSGSALLPNQGLQSHSQLPQQQLMAQIQSQPGQLQQQSNPSQHDLQQRLQASGSLLQQSNVIDQQKQLYQPQRALPETSSTSLDSTAETGHANGADWQEEIYQKIKVMKETYLPEINEMYQRIATKLQQHDSLPQQPKSEQLEKLKVFKVMLERLITFLQVSKNNITPNFKEKLGFYEKQIVGFLNPSRYRKPIPNLQQGQPPQPRIQPMQQPQSQVPQLQSHENQLIPQLQSMNTQGSVPQMQQNNMSSLLHNSLSTLSGDSKSQSNMMNPIQPGSNLDSGQGNGLSSLQQAPVGSVHQNLVSISQPTKVNTLSTQSGASMLQPNIPLQSNSNMIQHEHLKQQQQQHEQQMLQTQQLKRLQQRQNLMQNQQMLQQQQQQLHQQAPSPMPGDSDKPVSGISSLLNTGNTVHQPFVAQALAPSLAIGTPGISASPLLAEFTSPDGAHGGALTTVSGKSNVTEQPLECLIKAVKSLSPKALSASVGDIGSVVSMIDRIAGSAAGNGSRAAAGEDLVAMTGCHLLSFLSFLFFTCFPQDGNSRE, from the exons ATGGATGCCAATAATTGGAGGCCCACTGCCCCAGGCAGAGAACCTGTGATGGACACAGGTGATTGGAGAACTCAATTGCAGCCTGACTCACGGCAAAGAATAGTCAACAAAAT AATGGAGACATTAAAGAGGCATCTTCCGTTTTCTGGTCAGGAGGGATTACAAGAACTCAAGAAAATTGCCATACGGTTTGAGGAAAAGATTTATACTTCCGCCACCAATCAG TTTGATTATCTGCGTAAAATATCTCTGAAGATGCTTACAATGGAGACCAAGTCTCAAAATACCATACCCGCTGGCAATGGTAACAAACCCCTGGATCCAGGAGGTAATAATGCTATCCAGCCTTCAATGATGCAAACCGTCTCTGGTCTTCAACAGAACCAACCATCTTCTGTTCAACAGTTAACACAACCAATGCTCCAGCAACATCCACAATCAGTCCTCAGGCAGCAGCAACAACCTCAACAGTTTGCTGGTATTCATCAGCAGCAAACACCAATGATGCAGCAGCCACTATTGCCTCCACAACAGCAGCTAATGGGGCAACAATCAAATACCACTAACATGTTGCTAAATCAGTTAATTGGACAGCAAAACATTGTTGGGGacttgcagcagcagcagcagcagagatTGCTAGGGCAGCAGAATAACCTTCAAAatctgcagcagcagcagttaATGGCTCAACAAAATAACCTCTCAAGCATGCATCAGCAACAGTTGGGCCCTCAAAGTAATGTCACTGGTTTACAGCAACAGCCGTTGCTTGGAGCTCAGCCTAGTAACTCAAGCATGCAATCTAATCAGCCCTGTCTACACATGCTGCAACAGCCCAAGGTTACGCTGCAGCAGCAAGCACAACAAAGTGGAAGTGCTTTGTTGCCGAATCAAGGGCTGCAGTCCCACTCACAGCTGCCACAGCAGCAATTGATGGCACAGATTCAATCACAGCCTGGACAGCTGCAACAGCAATCAAATCCATCACAACATGATCTGCAGCAAAGGCTTCAAGCATCAGGCTCCTTGCTTCAACAGTCAAATGTGATTGATCAGCAAAAGCAGTTATATCAACCTCAAAGAGCCCTTCCAGAAACGTCCTCAA CGTCCCTAGATTCTACAGCAGAGACTGGACATGCAAATGGTGCTGATTGGCAAGAGGAGATCTACCAAAAG ATCAAAGTTATGAAGGAAACGTATTTGCctgaaataaatgaaatgtaCCAGAGAATTGCTACCAAGTTACAGCAG CATGACTCTCTTCCGCAACAACCAAAGTCAGAACAGCTTGAAAAGCTGAAGGTATTCAAGGTCATGTTGGAGCGCTTGATAACATTCTTACAGGTCTCTAAAAACAACATCACACCTAATTTCAAGGAGAAATTGGGTTTCTATGAGAAGCAGATTGTAGGTTTTCTAAACCCAAGCAGATACAGGAAGCCTATTCCTAATCTACAGCAAGGACAACCTCCCCAACCTCGTATTCAACCTATGCAGCAACCCCAATCTCAAGTTCCTCAATTGCAGTCCCATGAAAATCAACTGATTCCCCAGTTGCAATCAATGAATACGCAAGGTTCTGTACCACAGATGCAGCAGAACAATATGTCAAGCTTGCTGCATAATTCCCTTTCAACTTTATCTGGGGATTCGAAGTCACAATCAAACATGATGAATCCAATACAACCAGGCTCCAATTTAGATTCTGGACAAGGAAATGGACTGAGCTCATTGCAGCAGGCACCTGTAGGATCTGTACATCAGAATCTCGTGAGCATTTCCCAACCAACCAAAGTTAACACATTGTCAACACAAAGTGGGGCGAGTATGCTGCAGCCAAATATTCCTCTTCAGTCGAATTCCAATATGATTCAACACGAGCATCtaaaacagcagcagcagcagcatgaACAACAGATGCTACAAACACAACAGCTTAAACGATTGCAGCAACGCCAGAATTTAATGCAGAATCAACAGatgctgcagcagcagcagcagcaattaCACCAGCAAGCTCCATCTCCTATGCCAGGAGATTCTGACAAACCAGTTTCTGGTATTTCCTCACTCTTAAATACTGGAAATACTGTACACCAACCATTTGTTGCACAAGCACTGGCTCCATCCCTTGCAATTGGCACTCCTGGGATATCTGCATCACCTTTGCTTGCAGAGTTTACCAGTCCTGATGGTGCTCATGGCGGTGCTTTGACAACTGTTTCTGGCAAGTCAAATGTTACAGAGCAACCACTTGAGTGCTTGATTAAAGCG gtGAAATCTCTGTCTCCCAAAGCACTTAGTGCATCTGTCGGTGACATTGGCTCCGTTGTCAGTATGATTGACAGAATTGCTGGTTCTGCAGCTGGTAATGGATCTAGAGCTGCAGCTGGTGAGGATTTGGTAGCAATGACAGGATGTCATCTTCTTtcgtttttgtcttttttatttttcacgtgTTTCCCACAAGATGGGAACTCGAGGGAATAA
- the LOC133701736 gene encoding mediator of RNA polymerase II transcription subunit 15a-like isoform X4, whose product MDANNWRPTAPGREPVMDTGDWRTQLQPDSRQRIVNKIMETLKRHLPFSGQEGLQELKKIAIRFEEKIYTSATNQFDYLRKISLKMLTMETKSQNTIPAGNGNKPLDPGGNNAIQPSMMQTVSGLQQNQPSSVQQLTQPMLQQHPQSVLRQQQQPQQFAGIHQQQTPMMQQPLLPPQQQLMGQQSNTTNMLLNQLIGQQNIVGDLQQQQQQRLLGQQNNLQNLQQQQLMAQQNNLSSMHQQQLGPQSNVTGLQQQPLLGAQPSNSSMQSNQPCLHMLQQPKVTLQQQAQQSGSALLPNQGLQSHSQLPQQQLMAQIQSQPGQLQQQSNPSQHDLQQRLQASGSLLQQSNVIDQQKQLYQPQRALPETSSTSLDSTAETGHANGADWQEEIYQKIKVMKETYLPEINEMYQRIATKLQQHDSLPQQPKSEQLEKLKVFKVMLERLITFLQVSKNNITPNFKEKLGFYEKQIVGFLNPSRYRKPIPNLQQGQPPQPRIQPMQQPQSQVPQLQSHENQLIPQLQSMNTQGSVPQMQQNNMSSLLHNSLSTLSGDSKSQSNMMNPIQPGSNLDSGQGNGLSSLQQAPVGSVHQNLVSISQPTKVNTLSTQSGASMLQPNIPLQSNSNMIQHEHLKQQQQQHEQQMLQTQQLKRLQQRQNLMQNQQMLQQQQQQLHQQAPSPMPGDSDKPVSEFTSPDGAHGGALTTVSGKSNVTEQPLECLIKAVKSLSPKALSASVGDIGSVVSMIDRIAGSAAGNGSRAAAGEDLVAMTGCHLLSFLSFLFFTCFPQDGNSRE is encoded by the exons ATGGATGCCAATAATTGGAGGCCCACTGCCCCAGGCAGAGAACCTGTGATGGACACAGGTGATTGGAGAACTCAATTGCAGCCTGACTCACGGCAAAGAATAGTCAACAAAAT AATGGAGACATTAAAGAGGCATCTTCCGTTTTCTGGTCAGGAGGGATTACAAGAACTCAAGAAAATTGCCATACGGTTTGAGGAAAAGATTTATACTTCCGCCACCAATCAG TTTGATTATCTGCGTAAAATATCTCTGAAGATGCTTACAATGGAGACCAAGTCTCAAAATACCATACCCGCTGGCAATGGTAACAAACCCCTGGATCCAGGAGGTAATAATGCTATCCAGCCTTCAATGATGCAAACCGTCTCTGGTCTTCAACAGAACCAACCATCTTCTGTTCAACAGTTAACACAACCAATGCTCCAGCAACATCCACAATCAGTCCTCAGGCAGCAGCAACAACCTCAACAGTTTGCTGGTATTCATCAGCAGCAAACACCAATGATGCAGCAGCCACTATTGCCTCCACAACAGCAGCTAATGGGGCAACAATCAAATACCACTAACATGTTGCTAAATCAGTTAATTGGACAGCAAAACATTGTTGGGGacttgcagcagcagcagcagcagagatTGCTAGGGCAGCAGAATAACCTTCAAAatctgcagcagcagcagttaATGGCTCAACAAAATAACCTCTCAAGCATGCATCAGCAACAGTTGGGCCCTCAAAGTAATGTCACTGGTTTACAGCAACAGCCGTTGCTTGGAGCTCAGCCTAGTAACTCAAGCATGCAATCTAATCAGCCCTGTCTACACATGCTGCAACAGCCCAAGGTTACGCTGCAGCAGCAAGCACAACAAAGTGGAAGTGCTTTGTTGCCGAATCAAGGGCTGCAGTCCCACTCACAGCTGCCACAGCAGCAATTGATGGCACAGATTCAATCACAGCCTGGACAGCTGCAACAGCAATCAAATCCATCACAACATGATCTGCAGCAAAGGCTTCAAGCATCAGGCTCCTTGCTTCAACAGTCAAATGTGATTGATCAGCAAAAGCAGTTATATCAACCTCAAAGAGCCCTTCCAGAAACGTCCTCAA CGTCCCTAGATTCTACAGCAGAGACTGGACATGCAAATGGTGCTGATTGGCAAGAGGAGATCTACCAAAAG ATCAAAGTTATGAAGGAAACGTATTTGCctgaaataaatgaaatgtaCCAGAGAATTGCTACCAAGTTACAGCAG CATGACTCTCTTCCGCAACAACCAAAGTCAGAACAGCTTGAAAAGCTGAAGGTATTCAAGGTCATGTTGGAGCGCTTGATAACATTCTTACAGGTCTCTAAAAACAACATCACACCTAATTTCAAGGAGAAATTGGGTTTCTATGAGAAGCAGATTGTAGGTTTTCTAAACCCAAGCAGATACAGGAAGCCTATTCCTAATCTACAGCAAGGACAACCTCCCCAACCTCGTATTCAACCTATGCAGCAACCCCAATCTCAAGTTCCTCAATTGCAGTCCCATGAAAATCAACTGATTCCCCAGTTGCAATCAATGAATACGCAAGGTTCTGTACCACAGATGCAGCAGAACAATATGTCAAGCTTGCTGCATAATTCCCTTTCAACTTTATCTGGGGATTCGAAGTCACAATCAAACATGATGAATCCAATACAACCAGGCTCCAATTTAGATTCTGGACAAGGAAATGGACTGAGCTCATTGCAGCAGGCACCTGTAGGATCTGTACATCAGAATCTCGTGAGCATTTCCCAACCAACCAAAGTTAACACATTGTCAACACAAAGTGGGGCGAGTATGCTGCAGCCAAATATTCCTCTTCAGTCGAATTCCAATATGATTCAACACGAGCATCtaaaacagcagcagcagcagcatgaACAACAGATGCTACAAACACAACAGCTTAAACGATTGCAGCAACGCCAGAATTTAATGCAGAATCAACAGatgctgcagcagcagcagcagcaattaCACCAGCAAGCTCCATCTCCTATGCCAGGAGATTCTGACAAACCAGTTTCTG AGTTTACCAGTCCTGATGGTGCTCATGGCGGTGCTTTGACAACTGTTTCTGGCAAGTCAAATGTTACAGAGCAACCACTTGAGTGCTTGATTAAAGCG gtGAAATCTCTGTCTCCCAAAGCACTTAGTGCATCTGTCGGTGACATTGGCTCCGTTGTCAGTATGATTGACAGAATTGCTGGTTCTGCAGCTGGTAATGGATCTAGAGCTGCAGCTGGTGAGGATTTGGTAGCAATGACAGGATGTCATCTTCTTtcgtttttgtcttttttatttttcacgtgTTTCCCACAAGATGGGAACTCGAGGGAATAA
- the LOC133701736 gene encoding mediator of RNA polymerase II transcription subunit 15a-like isoform X2 codes for MDTGDWRTQLQPDSRQRIVNKIMETLKRHLPFSGQEGLQELKKIAIRFEEKIYTSATNQFDYLRKISLKMLTMETKSQNTIPAGNGNKPLDPGGNNAIQPSMMQTVSGLQQNQPSSVQQLTQPMLQQHPQSVLRQQQQPQQFAGIHQQQTPMMQQPLLPPQQQLMGQQSNTTNMLLNQLIGQQNIVGDLQQQQQQRLLGQQNNLQNLQQQQLMAQQNNLSSMHQQQLGPQSNVTGLQQQPLLGAQPSNSSMQSNQPCLHMLQQPKVTLQQQAQQSGSALLPNQGLQSHSQLPQQQLMAQIQSQPGQLQQQSNPSQHDLQQRLQASGSLLQQSNVIDQQKQLYQPQRALPETSSTSLDSTAETGHANGADWQEEIYQKIKVMKETYLPEINEMYQRIATKLQQHDSLPQQPKSEQLEKLKVFKVMLERLITFLQVSKNNITPNFKEKLGFYEKQIVGFLNPSRYRKPIPNLQQGQPPQPRIQPMQQPQSQVPQLQSHENQLIPQLQSMNTQGSVPQMQQNNMSSLLHNSLSTLSGDSKSQSNMMNPIQPGSNLDSGQGNGLSSLQQAPVGSVHQNLVSISQPTKVNTLSTQSGASMLQPNIPLQSNSNMIQHEHLKQQQQQHEQQMLQTQQLKRLQQRQNLMQNQQMLQQQQQQLHQQAPSPMPGDSDKPVSGISSLLNTGNTVHQPFVAQALAPSLAIGTPGISASPLLAEFTSPDGAHGGALTTVSGKSNVTEQPLECLIKAVKSLSPKALSASVGDIGSVVSMIDRIAGSAAGNGSRAAAGEDLVAMTGCHLLSFLSFLFFTCFPQDGNSRE; via the exons ATGGACACAGGTGATTGGAGAACTCAATTGCAGCCTGACTCACGGCAAAGAATAGTCAACAAAAT AATGGAGACATTAAAGAGGCATCTTCCGTTTTCTGGTCAGGAGGGATTACAAGAACTCAAGAAAATTGCCATACGGTTTGAGGAAAAGATTTATACTTCCGCCACCAATCAG TTTGATTATCTGCGTAAAATATCTCTGAAGATGCTTACAATGGAGACCAAGTCTCAAAATACCATACCCGCTGGCAATGGTAACAAACCCCTGGATCCAGGAGGTAATAATGCTATCCAGCCTTCAATGATGCAAACCGTCTCTGGTCTTCAACAGAACCAACCATCTTCTGTTCAACAGTTAACACAACCAATGCTCCAGCAACATCCACAATCAGTCCTCAGGCAGCAGCAACAACCTCAACAGTTTGCTGGTATTCATCAGCAGCAAACACCAATGATGCAGCAGCCACTATTGCCTCCACAACAGCAGCTAATGGGGCAACAATCAAATACCACTAACATGTTGCTAAATCAGTTAATTGGACAGCAAAACATTGTTGGGGacttgcagcagcagcagcagcagagatTGCTAGGGCAGCAGAATAACCTTCAAAatctgcagcagcagcagttaATGGCTCAACAAAATAACCTCTCAAGCATGCATCAGCAACAGTTGGGCCCTCAAAGTAATGTCACTGGTTTACAGCAACAGCCGTTGCTTGGAGCTCAGCCTAGTAACTCAAGCATGCAATCTAATCAGCCCTGTCTACACATGCTGCAACAGCCCAAGGTTACGCTGCAGCAGCAAGCACAACAAAGTGGAAGTGCTTTGTTGCCGAATCAAGGGCTGCAGTCCCACTCACAGCTGCCACAGCAGCAATTGATGGCACAGATTCAATCACAGCCTGGACAGCTGCAACAGCAATCAAATCCATCACAACATGATCTGCAGCAAAGGCTTCAAGCATCAGGCTCCTTGCTTCAACAGTCAAATGTGATTGATCAGCAAAAGCAGTTATATCAACCTCAAAGAGCCCTTCCAGAAACGTCCTCAA CGTCCCTAGATTCTACAGCAGAGACTGGACATGCAAATGGTGCTGATTGGCAAGAGGAGATCTACCAAAAG ATCAAAGTTATGAAGGAAACGTATTTGCctgaaataaatgaaatgtaCCAGAGAATTGCTACCAAGTTACAGCAG CATGACTCTCTTCCGCAACAACCAAAGTCAGAACAGCTTGAAAAGCTGAAGGTATTCAAGGTCATGTTGGAGCGCTTGATAACATTCTTACAGGTCTCTAAAAACAACATCACACCTAATTTCAAGGAGAAATTGGGTTTCTATGAGAAGCAGATTGTAGGTTTTCTAAACCCAAGCAGATACAGGAAGCCTATTCCTAATCTACAGCAAGGACAACCTCCCCAACCTCGTATTCAACCTATGCAGCAACCCCAATCTCAAGTTCCTCAATTGCAGTCCCATGAAAATCAACTGATTCCCCAGTTGCAATCAATGAATACGCAAGGTTCTGTACCACAGATGCAGCAGAACAATATGTCAAGCTTGCTGCATAATTCCCTTTCAACTTTATCTGGGGATTCGAAGTCACAATCAAACATGATGAATCCAATACAACCAGGCTCCAATTTAGATTCTGGACAAGGAAATGGACTGAGCTCATTGCAGCAGGCACCTGTAGGATCTGTACATCAGAATCTCGTGAGCATTTCCCAACCAACCAAAGTTAACACATTGTCAACACAAAGTGGGGCGAGTATGCTGCAGCCAAATATTCCTCTTCAGTCGAATTCCAATATGATTCAACACGAGCATCtaaaacagcagcagcagcagcatgaACAACAGATGCTACAAACACAACAGCTTAAACGATTGCAGCAACGCCAGAATTTAATGCAGAATCAACAGatgctgcagcagcagcagcagcaattaCACCAGCAAGCTCCATCTCCTATGCCAGGAGATTCTGACAAACCAGTTTCTGGTATTTCCTCACTCTTAAATACTGGAAATACTGTACACCAACCATTTGTTGCACAAGCACTGGCTCCATCCCTTGCAATTGGCACTCCTGGGATATCTGCATCACCTTTGCTTGCAGAGTTTACCAGTCCTGATGGTGCTCATGGCGGTGCTTTGACAACTGTTTCTGGCAAGTCAAATGTTACAGAGCAACCACTTGAGTGCTTGATTAAAGCG gtGAAATCTCTGTCTCCCAAAGCACTTAGTGCATCTGTCGGTGACATTGGCTCCGTTGTCAGTATGATTGACAGAATTGCTGGTTCTGCAGCTGGTAATGGATCTAGAGCTGCAGCTGGTGAGGATTTGGTAGCAATGACAGGATGTCATCTTCTTtcgtttttgtcttttttatttttcacgtgTTTCCCACAAGATGGGAACTCGAGGGAATAA
- the LOC133701736 gene encoding mediator of RNA polymerase II transcription subunit 15a-like isoform X3: protein METLKRHLPFSGQEGLQELKKIAIRFEEKIYTSATNQFDYLRKISLKMLTMETKSQNTIPAGNGNKPLDPGGNNAIQPSMMQTVSGLQQNQPSSVQQLTQPMLQQHPQSVLRQQQQPQQFAGIHQQQTPMMQQPLLPPQQQLMGQQSNTTNMLLNQLIGQQNIVGDLQQQQQQRLLGQQNNLQNLQQQQLMAQQNNLSSMHQQQLGPQSNVTGLQQQPLLGAQPSNSSMQSNQPCLHMLQQPKVTLQQQAQQSGSALLPNQGLQSHSQLPQQQLMAQIQSQPGQLQQQSNPSQHDLQQRLQASGSLLQQSNVIDQQKQLYQPQRALPETSSTSLDSTAETGHANGADWQEEIYQKIKVMKETYLPEINEMYQRIATKLQQHDSLPQQPKSEQLEKLKVFKVMLERLITFLQVSKNNITPNFKEKLGFYEKQIVGFLNPSRYRKPIPNLQQGQPPQPRIQPMQQPQSQVPQLQSHENQLIPQLQSMNTQGSVPQMQQNNMSSLLHNSLSTLSGDSKSQSNMMNPIQPGSNLDSGQGNGLSSLQQAPVGSVHQNLVSISQPTKVNTLSTQSGASMLQPNIPLQSNSNMIQHEHLKQQQQQHEQQMLQTQQLKRLQQRQNLMQNQQMLQQQQQQLHQQAPSPMPGDSDKPVSGISSLLNTGNTVHQPFVAQALAPSLAIGTPGISASPLLAEFTSPDGAHGGALTTVSGKSNVTEQPLECLIKAVKSLSPKALSASVGDIGSVVSMIDRIAGSAAGNGSRAAAGEDLVAMTGCHLLSFLSFLFFTCFPQDGNSRE from the exons ATGGAGACATTAAAGAGGCATCTTCCGTTTTCTGGTCAGGAGGGATTACAAGAACTCAAGAAAATTGCCATACGGTTTGAGGAAAAGATTTATACTTCCGCCACCAATCAG TTTGATTATCTGCGTAAAATATCTCTGAAGATGCTTACAATGGAGACCAAGTCTCAAAATACCATACCCGCTGGCAATGGTAACAAACCCCTGGATCCAGGAGGTAATAATGCTATCCAGCCTTCAATGATGCAAACCGTCTCTGGTCTTCAACAGAACCAACCATCTTCTGTTCAACAGTTAACACAACCAATGCTCCAGCAACATCCACAATCAGTCCTCAGGCAGCAGCAACAACCTCAACAGTTTGCTGGTATTCATCAGCAGCAAACACCAATGATGCAGCAGCCACTATTGCCTCCACAACAGCAGCTAATGGGGCAACAATCAAATACCACTAACATGTTGCTAAATCAGTTAATTGGACAGCAAAACATTGTTGGGGacttgcagcagcagcagcagcagagatTGCTAGGGCAGCAGAATAACCTTCAAAatctgcagcagcagcagttaATGGCTCAACAAAATAACCTCTCAAGCATGCATCAGCAACAGTTGGGCCCTCAAAGTAATGTCACTGGTTTACAGCAACAGCCGTTGCTTGGAGCTCAGCCTAGTAACTCAAGCATGCAATCTAATCAGCCCTGTCTACACATGCTGCAACAGCCCAAGGTTACGCTGCAGCAGCAAGCACAACAAAGTGGAAGTGCTTTGTTGCCGAATCAAGGGCTGCAGTCCCACTCACAGCTGCCACAGCAGCAATTGATGGCACAGATTCAATCACAGCCTGGACAGCTGCAACAGCAATCAAATCCATCACAACATGATCTGCAGCAAAGGCTTCAAGCATCAGGCTCCTTGCTTCAACAGTCAAATGTGATTGATCAGCAAAAGCAGTTATATCAACCTCAAAGAGCCCTTCCAGAAACGTCCTCAA CGTCCCTAGATTCTACAGCAGAGACTGGACATGCAAATGGTGCTGATTGGCAAGAGGAGATCTACCAAAAG ATCAAAGTTATGAAGGAAACGTATTTGCctgaaataaatgaaatgtaCCAGAGAATTGCTACCAAGTTACAGCAG CATGACTCTCTTCCGCAACAACCAAAGTCAGAACAGCTTGAAAAGCTGAAGGTATTCAAGGTCATGTTGGAGCGCTTGATAACATTCTTACAGGTCTCTAAAAACAACATCACACCTAATTTCAAGGAGAAATTGGGTTTCTATGAGAAGCAGATTGTAGGTTTTCTAAACCCAAGCAGATACAGGAAGCCTATTCCTAATCTACAGCAAGGACAACCTCCCCAACCTCGTATTCAACCTATGCAGCAACCCCAATCTCAAGTTCCTCAATTGCAGTCCCATGAAAATCAACTGATTCCCCAGTTGCAATCAATGAATACGCAAGGTTCTGTACCACAGATGCAGCAGAACAATATGTCAAGCTTGCTGCATAATTCCCTTTCAACTTTATCTGGGGATTCGAAGTCACAATCAAACATGATGAATCCAATACAACCAGGCTCCAATTTAGATTCTGGACAAGGAAATGGACTGAGCTCATTGCAGCAGGCACCTGTAGGATCTGTACATCAGAATCTCGTGAGCATTTCCCAACCAACCAAAGTTAACACATTGTCAACACAAAGTGGGGCGAGTATGCTGCAGCCAAATATTCCTCTTCAGTCGAATTCCAATATGATTCAACACGAGCATCtaaaacagcagcagcagcagcatgaACAACAGATGCTACAAACACAACAGCTTAAACGATTGCAGCAACGCCAGAATTTAATGCAGAATCAACAGatgctgcagcagcagcagcagcaattaCACCAGCAAGCTCCATCTCCTATGCCAGGAGATTCTGACAAACCAGTTTCTGGTATTTCCTCACTCTTAAATACTGGAAATACTGTACACCAACCATTTGTTGCACAAGCACTGGCTCCATCCCTTGCAATTGGCACTCCTGGGATATCTGCATCACCTTTGCTTGCAGAGTTTACCAGTCCTGATGGTGCTCATGGCGGTGCTTTGACAACTGTTTCTGGCAAGTCAAATGTTACAGAGCAACCACTTGAGTGCTTGATTAAAGCG gtGAAATCTCTGTCTCCCAAAGCACTTAGTGCATCTGTCGGTGACATTGGCTCCGTTGTCAGTATGATTGACAGAATTGCTGGTTCTGCAGCTGGTAATGGATCTAGAGCTGCAGCTGGTGAGGATTTGGTAGCAATGACAGGATGTCATCTTCTTtcgtttttgtcttttttatttttcacgtgTTTCCCACAAGATGGGAACTCGAGGGAATAA